In the Candidatus Aramenus sp. CH1 genome, one interval contains:
- a CDS encoding VIT1/CCC1 transporter family protein, whose product MQDFQKEPVVHYTEEADVFRTKVFGIQDGLIGVGSIAIGAAGYSNNPMVVLVTGLIATIAQAFSMGIGEYISTRVRNQVILNEIKKEKYEIENFPEKERMELVGFYLKKGMSKEDAERIADIIMKDKKATLNEMLMNELKMFPEEFEKPTKLGFLMAAYLIVGGLLPLIPFMVSVFFKVDFYYALFSSIALILITLGTFGAMTTKFTGLGKGRGALEQIGTGLIALVGSYVGGLVLAHFFPVSYLP is encoded by the coding sequence ATGCAGGACTTTCAAAAAGAACCCGTAGTGCACTACACGGAAGAGGCTGACGTGTTCAGGACTAAGGTCTTCGGGATTCAAGACGGGCTAATAGGGGTGGGGAGCATAGCCATAGGAGCCGCAGGATACTCCAACAACCCCATGGTTGTACTTGTAACTGGGCTGATAGCTACAATTGCCCAGGCTTTCTCCATGGGCATTGGAGAGTACATATCCACCAGGGTCAGGAACCAAGTGATCCTCAACGAGATTAAGAAGGAGAAATATGAGATAGAGAACTTCCCAGAGAAAGAGAGGATGGAATTAGTAGGCTTCTATCTAAAGAAGGGCATGAGCAAGGAGGACGCGGAGAGGATAGCGGACATAATCATGAAGGACAAAAAGGCCACCCTAAACGAGATGTTAATGAACGAGCTGAAGATGTTCCCAGAGGAGTTCGAGAAACCTACAAAGTTGGGCTTCCTAATGGCTGCTTACTTAATAGTGGGTGGCCTCCTACCTCTAATACCTTTCATGGTGAGCGTGTTCTTCAAGGTCGACTTCTACTATGCTCTCTTCTCCTCCATTGCTTTGATCTTAATAACCTTGGGGACGTTTGGGGCTATGACCACAAAGTTCACTGGTCTAGGCAAAGGCAGGGGAGCGTTAGAGCAAATAGGCACTGGACTCATAGCACTTGTGGGCAGCTACGTAGGAGGGTTAGTACTAGCCCACTTCTTCCCAGTTAGCTATCTACCCTGA